The Falco rusticolus isolate bFalRus1 chromosome 15, bFalRus1.pri, whole genome shotgun sequence genome has a segment encoding these proteins:
- the LRP3 gene encoding low-density lipoprotein receptor-related protein 3 isoform X3 translates to MIGPSSKREEYKVCGSSIPPSFISARDHVWIFFHSDASSSGQAQGFRLSYIRGKIGQAVCQSDEFRCANGKCIPSTWKCNSMDECGDNSDERNCTVPPTEPLSSICPSGMFQCSAAHSTKCLMNELRCNSVKDCSDGSDEDNCPDLSCGKRLDNFYGSFASPDLFRADHSRSDLRCTWYVDTQDNRHVLLQLDLQLGYNDYVKVYDGIGERGDKLMQTFSYHNNRHSVSLESSKGQLTVSYHARSKSTGHGFNATYQVKGYCLPWEHPCGSDEECFTDKQHCDGWWHCPNGKDEENCPACQKNEYPCEGNSGLCYSILDRCNNQKNCPDGSDEKNCFTCQPGNFHCGTNLCIFETWRCDGQEDCQDGSDEHNCLVIVPRKVITAALIGSLVCGLLLVIALGCAFKLYSLRTREYRAFETQMTRLEAELVRREAPPSYGQLIAQGLIPPVEDFPVYNASQASVLQNIRTAMRRQMRRHSSRRSSSRRRLGRLWNRLFHRPRVRGQIPLLTPARTSQTTLGDGIINRADGTIRSPPPSPEGPSLESNAHGQARGLQEAGCSSLQPETEITEPSPSNVLPSTCTAAHAEPEAGRTDKSLGAETSSSELKQSSKVDSGKAFRDPLSESVTEMIHGGSASRRTVPEDSNLSRSHPLSEEPCRLPLKKWESAYPDSPMNVRIQVDGQNRCCPNSYREEPLGVHTACCHSVEVPMLESSTPLSEINTSDDESLLVC, encoded by the exons ATGATCGGCCCATCTTCCAAGAGGGAGGAGTACAAAGTGTGTGGGTCTTCCATACCTCCGTCCTTCATCTCTGCAAGGGACCatgtttggatattttttcattcagatgCATCAAGCTCAGGACAGGCTCAGGGATTTCGCCTTTCTTATATTAGAG GTAAGATAGGTCAGGCTGTATGCCAGTCAGATGAATTCCGTTGTGCAAATGGAAAGTGTATTCCCAGTACTTGGAAGTGTAATTCCATGGATGAGTGTGGCGATAACTCGGATGAGAGAAACTGCACTGTCCCTCCAACAGAGCCTCTGTCCAGCATCTGTCCCTCAGGAATGTTCCAGTGCAGTGCAGCCCACTCCACCAAATGCTTGATGAACGAGCTGAGATGTAACTCAGTGAAGGACTGCAGTGATGGTTCGGATGAAGATAATTGTCCTGATCTTTCCTGTGGCAAAAGGCTGGATAATTTTTACGGATCTTTCGCTTCCCCAGATTTATTCCGTGCTGATCACAGCAGATCAGACCTTCGTTGCACATGGTATGTGGACACACAAGATAATCGACACGTTCTGTTGCAGCTTGATTTGCAGTTAGGCTACAACGACTATGTAAAGGTGTATGATGGCATCGGAGAGAGAGGTGATAAATTAATGCAGACATTTTCGTACCACAACAATAGGCATTCGGTGAGTTTGGAGTCGTCAAAGGGGCAGCTCACTGTCTCATACCATGCCCGCTCCAAGAGCACTGGCCATGGGTTCAATGCAACCTATCAGGTGAAAGGCTATTGCCTTCCTTGGGAACACCCTTGTGGAAGTGATGAGGAGTGTTTCACAGATAAGCAGCATTGTGATGGCTGGTGGCACTGTCCAAATGGCAAGGATGAGGAGAACTGTCCCGCTTGCCAGAAGAATGAATACCCATGTGAAGGAAACAGTGGGCTTTGTTACTCAATACTTGACCGCTGTAATAACCAAAAGAACTGCCCAGATGGCTCGGATGAAAAAAACTGCTTTACTTGCCAGCCGGGAAACTTCCATTGTGGTACAAATCTGTGCATCTTTGAGACTTGGCGCTGCGACGGCCAAGAAGACTGCCAGGATGGAAGCGATGAACATAACTGCCTGGTGATCGTTCCCAGGAAGGTCATCACAGCTGCTCTGATAGGGAGTCTCGTGTGTGGCTTGCTGCTGGTGATAGCACTGGGTTGTGCATTTAAATTATATTCTCTGAGGACCAGGGAATACAG AGCATTTGAGACCCAGATGACCCGACTCGAGGCAGAGCTTGTGCGACGGGAAGCTCCCCCTTCCTACGGACAGCTGATTGCACAAGGACTGATCCCCCCAGTTGAAGACTTCCCTGTGTACAATGCATCACAA gcttctgtgctgcagaacatTCGAACAGCCATGAGGAGGCAGATGAGGCGACACTCGTCAAGACGGAGCTCGTCTCGGCGGCGCTTGGGCAGGCTCTGGAACAGACTCTTCCACAGACCTCGGGTGAGAGGACAGATCCCGCTCCTGACGCCTGCCCGCACTTCACAGACTACACTGGGTGATGGAATCATCAACCGTGCTGATGGGACTATTAGGAGCCCTCCGCCTTCCCCCGAAGGACCTAGTTTAGAGTCAAATGCCCATGGTCAAGCCAGGGGCTTACAAGAAGCTGGATGTAGCAGTTTGCAGCCAGAGACTGAAATCACAGAGCCATCGCCTTCAAATGTCTTACCGAGTACTTGCACAGCAGCACATGCAGAGCCTGAGGCTGGACGCACTGATAAATCTTTAGGTGCTGAGACCTCCAGCAGCGAGCTTAAGCAGTCCAGTAAAGTGGATTCAGGAAAGGCTTTCAGAGATCCTTTATCTGAAAGTGTTACAGAAATGATCCATGGAGGGTCAGCGTCCAGGAGGACTGTCCCAGAGGACAGTAATTTAAGTAGAAGTCATCCGCTGAGTGAAGAGCCATGTAGGTTACCCTTAAAAAAGTGGGAGTCTGCTTACCCAGACAGCCCTATGAATGTTCGTATCCAAGTGGATGGACAAAACCGATGTTGCCCTAACTCATACCGGGAGGAGCCTTTGGGTGTTCATACGGCTTGTTGCCATTCTGTGGAAGTGCCAATGTTAGAGTCCTCTACTCCCCTCTCTGAAATCAATACCAGTGATGATGAGTCTTTACTTGTTTGCTAA
- the LRP3 gene encoding low-density lipoprotein receptor-related protein 3 isoform X2, with amino-acid sequence MEKAAAAELRQGALVPLTAICLADCSGELEKHTERRGVIYSPAWPLNYPPAVNCSWYIQGDHGDMITISFKNFDLEDSQKCAVDWLMIGPSSKREEYKVCGSSIPPSFISARDHVWIFFHSDASSSGQAQGFRLSYIRGKIGQAVCQSDEFRCANGKCIPSTWKCNSMDECGDNSDERNCTVPPTEPLSSICPSGMFQCSAAHSTKCLMNELRCNSVKDCSDGSDEDNCPDLSCGKRLDNFYGSFASPDLFRADHSRSDLRCTWYVDTQDNRHVLLQLDLQLGYNDYVKVYDGIGERGDKLMQTFSYHNNRHSVSLESSKGQLTVSYHARSKSTGHGFNATYQVKGYCLPWEHPCGSDEECFTDKQHCDGWWHCPNGKDEENCPACQKNEYPCEGNSGLCYSILDRCNNQKNCPDGSDEKNCFTCQPGNFHCGTNLCIFETWRCDGQEDCQDGSDEHNCLVIVPRKVITAALIGSLVCGLLLVIALGCAFKLYSLRTREYRAFETQMTRLEAELVRREAPPSYGQLIAQGLIPPVEDFPVYNASQASVLQNIRTAMRRQMRRHSSRRSSSRRRLGRLWNRLFHRPRVRGQIPLLTPARTSQTTLGDGIINRADGTIRSPPPSPEGPSLESNAHGQARGLQEAGCSSLQPETEITEPSPSNVLPSTCTAAHAEPEAGRTDKSLGAETSSSELKQSSKVDSGKAFRDPLSESVTEMIHGGSASRRTVPEDSNLSRSHPLSEEPCRLPLKKWESAYPDSPMNVRIQVDGQNRCCPNSYREEPLGVHTACCHSVEVPMLESSTPLSEINTSDDESLLVC; translated from the exons tTTTAAGAATTTTGATTTGGAAGACTCTCAGAAGTGTGCAGTAGACTGGTTGATGATCGGCCCATCTTCCAAGAGGGAGGAGTACAAAGTGTGTGGGTCTTCCATACCTCCGTCCTTCATCTCTGCAAGGGACCatgtttggatattttttcattcagatgCATCAAGCTCAGGACAGGCTCAGGGATTTCGCCTTTCTTATATTAGAG GTAAGATAGGTCAGGCTGTATGCCAGTCAGATGAATTCCGTTGTGCAAATGGAAAGTGTATTCCCAGTACTTGGAAGTGTAATTCCATGGATGAGTGTGGCGATAACTCGGATGAGAGAAACTGCACTGTCCCTCCAACAGAGCCTCTGTCCAGCATCTGTCCCTCAGGAATGTTCCAGTGCAGTGCAGCCCACTCCACCAAATGCTTGATGAACGAGCTGAGATGTAACTCAGTGAAGGACTGCAGTGATGGTTCGGATGAAGATAATTGTCCTGATCTTTCCTGTGGCAAAAGGCTGGATAATTTTTACGGATCTTTCGCTTCCCCAGATTTATTCCGTGCTGATCACAGCAGATCAGACCTTCGTTGCACATGGTATGTGGACACACAAGATAATCGACACGTTCTGTTGCAGCTTGATTTGCAGTTAGGCTACAACGACTATGTAAAGGTGTATGATGGCATCGGAGAGAGAGGTGATAAATTAATGCAGACATTTTCGTACCACAACAATAGGCATTCGGTGAGTTTGGAGTCGTCAAAGGGGCAGCTCACTGTCTCATACCATGCCCGCTCCAAGAGCACTGGCCATGGGTTCAATGCAACCTATCAGGTGAAAGGCTATTGCCTTCCTTGGGAACACCCTTGTGGAAGTGATGAGGAGTGTTTCACAGATAAGCAGCATTGTGATGGCTGGTGGCACTGTCCAAATGGCAAGGATGAGGAGAACTGTCCCGCTTGCCAGAAGAATGAATACCCATGTGAAGGAAACAGTGGGCTTTGTTACTCAATACTTGACCGCTGTAATAACCAAAAGAACTGCCCAGATGGCTCGGATGAAAAAAACTGCTTTACTTGCCAGCCGGGAAACTTCCATTGTGGTACAAATCTGTGCATCTTTGAGACTTGGCGCTGCGACGGCCAAGAAGACTGCCAGGATGGAAGCGATGAACATAACTGCCTGGTGATCGTTCCCAGGAAGGTCATCACAGCTGCTCTGATAGGGAGTCTCGTGTGTGGCTTGCTGCTGGTGATAGCACTGGGTTGTGCATTTAAATTATATTCTCTGAGGACCAGGGAATACAG AGCATTTGAGACCCAGATGACCCGACTCGAGGCAGAGCTTGTGCGACGGGAAGCTCCCCCTTCCTACGGACAGCTGATTGCACAAGGACTGATCCCCCCAGTTGAAGACTTCCCTGTGTACAATGCATCACAA gcttctgtgctgcagaacatTCGAACAGCCATGAGGAGGCAGATGAGGCGACACTCGTCAAGACGGAGCTCGTCTCGGCGGCGCTTGGGCAGGCTCTGGAACAGACTCTTCCACAGACCTCGGGTGAGAGGACAGATCCCGCTCCTGACGCCTGCCCGCACTTCACAGACTACACTGGGTGATGGAATCATCAACCGTGCTGATGGGACTATTAGGAGCCCTCCGCCTTCCCCCGAAGGACCTAGTTTAGAGTCAAATGCCCATGGTCAAGCCAGGGGCTTACAAGAAGCTGGATGTAGCAGTTTGCAGCCAGAGACTGAAATCACAGAGCCATCGCCTTCAAATGTCTTACCGAGTACTTGCACAGCAGCACATGCAGAGCCTGAGGCTGGACGCACTGATAAATCTTTAGGTGCTGAGACCTCCAGCAGCGAGCTTAAGCAGTCCAGTAAAGTGGATTCAGGAAAGGCTTTCAGAGATCCTTTATCTGAAAGTGTTACAGAAATGATCCATGGAGGGTCAGCGTCCAGGAGGACTGTCCCAGAGGACAGTAATTTAAGTAGAAGTCATCCGCTGAGTGAAGAGCCATGTAGGTTACCCTTAAAAAAGTGGGAGTCTGCTTACCCAGACAGCCCTATGAATGTTCGTATCCAAGTGGATGGACAAAACCGATGTTGCCCTAACTCATACCGGGAGGAGCCTTTGGGTGTTCATACGGCTTGTTGCCATTCTGTGGAAGTGCCAATGTTAGAGTCCTCTACTCCCCTCTCTGAAATCAATACCAGTGATGATGAGTCTTTACTTGTTTGCTAA